Proteins encoded together in one uncultured Sphaerochaeta sp. window:
- a CDS encoding MerR family transcriptional regulator: MQENTYRIGELARKCNVTARTIRYYESLGLLKTNSRSEGGQRYYTDADVVYLNRIAELKELDFSLNEIRSIILMGSDDATGEKRRNELLKQYRSKLSEALERQAALEKRVSDLTWHVQQLETNDDFQQCPGLMCKNCTFRERCRFKELS; encoded by the coding sequence ATGCAGGAAAATACCTATCGTATCGGAGAATTGGCTAGGAAATGCAATGTTACCGCACGGACCATCAGATACTATGAGTCCCTGGGGTTGCTGAAAACCAATTCCCGTTCAGAAGGTGGTCAACGCTACTATACCGATGCAGATGTGGTGTATCTAAACAGAATTGCAGAGTTGAAGGAATTGGACTTCTCTCTGAATGAGATTCGTTCCATCATCCTTATGGGCAGTGATGACGCGACTGGAGAGAAGCGTCGTAATGAGTTGCTTAAACAATACCGGAGCAAGCTTAGTGAAGCCCTGGAGAGACAAGCTGCACTGGAAAAACGTGTCTCTGATCTTACCTGGCATGTACAGCAGCTGGAAACCAATGATGACTTCCAGCAATGTCCCGGCCTGATGTGCAAGAACTGCACCTTCCGGGAACGATGTCGGTTCAAGGAACTATCGTAA
- a CDS encoding carbohydrate ABC transporter permease: MKFIKASIATLFSLVVIFPIIYTISASFFTYADFTSIPAKLLPSSFYLENYVRAFAETSLARFLANSFVTATLGMLLRMGISIGAAYAFTFFTFKGRDLLFFVVIATMLLPSDALILANYSTIRTLGLTDTYLGIISTKLLSPTHIFMLRQYFKTMSREYREAALIEGCSDARFITTLLLPISKAVVITLGIHSFSNIFNDYLWPLLVTNKEGMRTVQVGLTMLGFSENLDYGPQFAAIALLMIPIVIAFIIMHSPIQNSVSSRFAGR, translated from the coding sequence ATGAAATTCATCAAAGCAAGCATAGCAACCCTTTTCTCACTGGTGGTGATATTCCCCATCATCTATACCATCAGTGCGTCTTTTTTTACCTATGCAGACTTCACCTCAATCCCAGCAAAACTGCTGCCATCCAGTTTTTATCTGGAGAACTATGTCCGGGCATTTGCTGAGACCAGTTTGGCACGCTTTCTGGCAAACTCCTTTGTGACAGCAACATTGGGGATGTTGCTCAGGATGGGTATCAGCATAGGGGCAGCGTATGCATTCACGTTCTTCACGTTCAAGGGAAGAGACCTTCTCTTCTTTGTCGTTATTGCAACCATGCTGCTCCCCTCAGATGCCTTGATCCTTGCCAACTACTCAACCATCAGGACACTGGGACTGACCGATACCTATTTGGGAATCATCAGCACCAAGCTGCTTAGCCCAACCCATATATTCATGTTGCGCCAATACTTCAAGACCATGAGCAGGGAGTACCGTGAGGCAGCCCTTATCGAGGGATGCAGCGATGCTCGGTTCATCACCACCCTCCTACTTCCGATCAGCAAAGCCGTGGTTATTACCTTGGGAATCCACAGCTTCAGCAACATATTCAACGACTATCTCTGGCCTCTTCTGGTTACAAACAAGGAGGGAATGAGAACTGTGCAGGTAGGACTCACGATGCTTGGTTTCAGTGAGAACCTCGACTACGGTCCTCAGTTTGCTGCCATTGCCCTTCTTATGATTCCGATTGTTATTGCATTCATCATAATGCATTCACCAATACAAAACAGCGTGAGTTCACGCTTCGCAGGGAGATAA
- a CDS encoding PIN domain nuclease: MIVVDTSVWIDYVNGVHTAQTDILDKELQESRVVTGDVIMVEFLQGFRDNKQFQTARMLMNSLEYYDFVGKEMAIKAAENFRLLRKKGITVRKTIDVLIATFCIEHGFELLHNDRDFEPMKEILGLQVKH, from the coding sequence ATGATCGTCGTAGATACCTCTGTTTGGATTGACTATGTGAATGGAGTGCATACAGCCCAAACTGATATCCTGGACAAAGAATTACAGGAGAGTCGAGTTGTTACAGGTGATGTGATAATGGTGGAGTTTCTCCAAGGATTTCGGGACAACAAACAGTTCCAAACTGCCAGGATGCTTATGAACTCACTTGAGTATTATGACTTTGTCGGAAAGGAGATGGCCATCAAGGCGGCAGAGAACTTCCGGTTGCTAAGAAAGAAAGGTATTACCGTTCGTAAGACCATCGATGTTCTTATAGCAACGTTTTGCATTGAACATGGATTTGAACTTCTTCACAATGACAGGGATTTTGAACCGATGAAAGAGATTCTTGGTTTGCAAGTAAAACACTAA
- a CDS encoding diguanylate cyclase, with the protein MTRDTHDLSIKTIIITTFVLVIIVAVVVIAYLIFSRWYSSAESTVMKISHSINNHIYEQVASFMESPVSINNENHKLIRDGIVDIQNEEERERYFLGALDSFDEEIYSYSYGTAEGAYYGARRNETGELEIMRNDHSTGGNSWYFSVDDDYRAGDIAVKLGQFDPRTRPWFKAAVEAGAPAFSPLYKHFVMDDLTVSVATPVYSSEGVLKGVLGTHMLLSKIGTFLEKTVTPYEGIALIVERESGYVIANSQGLQNFAIRPDRSLERLHIEQITNEALHRAFKQFTSTGKSQVTYRQGIEHMFADVQGFQAEGVDWVIISAVTGDFLLDEVQQSISLTILLIIIAILAIVLIYRLITSRLFRPIQELLDVSKAIAEGDLSRRVTVARDDEIGSIASSLNHVANSLHQLFFNLENSVEKRTHELHETNTQLEANRDQLSLILNSAAEGIYGIDSEGKCTFCNRSSLLLLGYDKEQDLLGKNMHELIHHSYEDGSKFPLDSCKVFRAIQTGIGYSENGEVFWRKDGSNFPVSYHAFPQIRNEQVIGAVITFTDITERRQHEQQIEYMRCHDSLTGLHNRNCFEEKHTTMDVPENLPLSIIFADINALKLTNDIFGHSAGDELIKKSAEILKHACRESDIIARLGGDEFIIVLPNTTADDAARIIGQIQLEFSQTKVEAMRCSISLGSCTKVHQEQSLNDTVVTAENQMYQDKTRNRGTVNRAIISALQETLHTRSPREKDHAEKVQVIASRFGSSLHLNEAEISALERTAYLHDIGKIVLEPHILDCEQLRDDEREQIRQHPAIGYRILNLFDDTLDIAEYVYGHHERWDGSGYPRGLKHDQIPYISRILSIAEAYERIVERSHSREEAFKEIREGKGTQFDPELAQAFLDMMEQQ; encoded by the coding sequence ATGACACGTGATACACATGATCTATCCATCAAGACGATTATCATCACGACATTTGTCCTCGTTATCATTGTTGCAGTAGTAGTTATCGCCTATCTCATCTTTTCTCGCTGGTACAGTTCCGCTGAATCCACCGTGATGAAGATTTCCCACAGCATCAACAATCATATCTATGAGCAAGTTGCATCATTCATGGAGAGCCCCGTCTCCATCAACAATGAGAACCACAAACTTATACGTGATGGTATTGTAGACATCCAGAATGAAGAAGAACGAGAGCGATACTTTCTTGGGGCACTGGATTCTTTCGATGAGGAAATCTACAGCTATAGCTATGGAACCGCTGAAGGGGCATACTACGGCGCCCGTCGTAATGAAACGGGAGAGTTGGAGATCATGAGGAATGATCACTCCACTGGTGGTAATTCTTGGTATTTTTCGGTAGATGACGATTACCGTGCAGGAGACATAGCAGTTAAACTCGGGCAGTTCGATCCACGCACCCGTCCCTGGTTCAAAGCGGCAGTAGAGGCTGGGGCCCCGGCATTCTCTCCTCTCTATAAGCATTTTGTCATGGATGACCTTACGGTATCCGTAGCAACACCTGTCTATAGCAGCGAGGGAGTCCTGAAAGGGGTTCTAGGCACGCATATGCTTCTCTCAAAGATCGGTACTTTCCTCGAGAAAACGGTCACGCCATATGAGGGAATAGCCCTCATCGTAGAGCGAGAGAGCGGATATGTAATCGCAAACTCACAAGGTTTACAGAATTTTGCCATACGTCCCGACCGATCGTTGGAAAGACTCCATATAGAACAAATAACCAATGAAGCCTTGCATAGAGCCTTCAAACAATTCACGTCGACTGGAAAATCCCAAGTTACCTATAGGCAGGGAATCGAGCATATGTTCGCAGACGTCCAGGGATTTCAGGCTGAGGGGGTTGATTGGGTGATCATATCGGCGGTAACCGGGGATTTCCTTCTCGATGAAGTTCAGCAAAGTATCTCCCTAACCATACTACTGATCATTATTGCAATCTTGGCGATAGTACTCATCTATCGCCTCATCACTTCCCGACTCTTCAGACCGATACAGGAACTACTGGATGTATCAAAAGCCATCGCTGAAGGAGATCTTTCCAGACGTGTCACGGTTGCAAGAGACGATGAAATCGGCAGCATTGCAAGCAGCCTCAACCATGTGGCTAACAGCCTGCATCAGCTTTTCTTCAACCTTGAAAATAGTGTGGAGAAGCGTACCCATGAACTGCACGAAACCAACACCCAATTGGAAGCAAACAGGGATCAGCTCAGCTTGATCCTGAACTCTGCAGCAGAGGGTATCTATGGAATTGACAGTGAAGGAAAATGCACCTTCTGCAACCGTAGCTCACTGCTTCTGTTGGGATATGATAAAGAGCAAGATTTGCTCGGAAAGAACATGCATGAGCTGATCCATCACAGCTATGAAGATGGTTCCAAATTCCCTTTGGATTCCTGCAAGGTATTTAGAGCAATTCAAACCGGTATTGGATACTCGGAAAATGGAGAAGTGTTCTGGAGGAAGGATGGTTCGAATTTTCCTGTCTCCTACCATGCTTTTCCACAAATACGCAATGAACAGGTCATTGGAGCAGTCATTACATTTACTGATATAACTGAACGCAGGCAGCATGAACAACAAATTGAGTATATGCGTTGTCATGATTCCCTCACAGGTCTGCATAACCGTAATTGCTTTGAGGAAAAACACACAACGATGGACGTGCCTGAGAATCTGCCGCTCTCCATTATCTTTGCCGATATCAATGCCCTTAAATTAACCAACGATATTTTTGGCCACAGTGCAGGAGATGAACTGATCAAGAAATCAGCAGAAATCCTAAAACATGCCTGCAGAGAGTCCGACATAATCGCCCGTCTTGGGGGTGATGAATTCATTATCGTATTGCCGAACACGACAGCGGATGATGCAGCCAGGATCATTGGGCAGATCCAACTGGAGTTCTCCCAAACGAAAGTGGAAGCCATGCGCTGTAGCATATCGCTGGGAAGTTGCACCAAGGTACACCAAGAACAGTCCCTCAATGATACCGTTGTGACCGCAGAGAATCAGATGTATCAGGATAAGACAAGAAACAGAGGCACGGTTAACAGGGCAATCATCAGTGCATTGCAGGAAACTCTGCACACCAGGAGCCCTCGTGAAAAGGACCACGCAGAAAAAGTACAGGTCATTGCAAGTAGGTTTGGCTCTTCACTCCATCTTAATGAGGCAGAGATCAGTGCCTTGGAACGCACTGCATACCTGCATGATATCGGTAAAATCGTCCTTGAACCACATATCTTGGACTGTGAGCAGTTACGTGATGATGAGCGCGAGCAAATACGCCAACACCCTGCCATCGGATACAGGATCCTGAATCTTTTTGATGATACGCTTGATATAGCTGAATATGTCTACGGCCATCACGAACGGTGGGATGGTTCAGGCTATCCTAGGGGCTTGAAACATGATCAAATTCCGTACATCTCCCGTATCCTATCCATCGCGGAAGCATATGAGCGGATTGTGGAGAGAAGTCATTCAAGAGAAGAGGCATTCAAAGAAATACGGGAGGGAAAAGGAACCCAGTTCGACCCCGAACTTGCCCAAGCATTCCTGGACATGATGGAGCAACAGTGA
- a CDS encoding sugar ABC transporter permease, whose amino-acid sequence MNRRWTHKARPYLLILPALILAMVFSYRPFLVTILNSFHTVSIMGERLKFVGLENYSRLFASQSFQDSLSNTLRFTLFFVPANMFVCLSAALLANRKGKLATLNQVFFFLPLAVGLSSSMMIFKMIFNPSLGIVNHLLGTSIQWFNNPKAAMALLVMAGVYLDFGFNFLLFHAALRNVPKDLIEVAQIEGASPFQTFRYLIFPLIGPTVVFVLITNIKDAMLISSPVLILTEGGPFRSTQTLVYQMYLEGFKSGNYAVGSSIATVVFLLTFSILLILMHLQRRRVYYQ is encoded by the coding sequence ATGAACAGACGATGGACACACAAGGCTCGGCCTTACTTGCTCATACTCCCAGCTTTGATCTTGGCGATGGTTTTCAGCTATCGTCCTTTTCTTGTAACCATCCTCAATAGTTTTCATACCGTCTCAATCATGGGAGAGAGACTCAAGTTTGTTGGACTGGAAAACTATTCCAGGCTCTTCGCCAGTCAATCCTTTCAAGACAGCCTGTCCAACACACTTAGGTTTACGCTTTTTTTTGTCCCAGCAAATATGTTCGTCTGCCTTTCTGCAGCCCTGCTTGCTAACAGGAAAGGAAAGCTTGCTACCTTGAACCAGGTATTTTTCTTCCTTCCCCTTGCAGTCGGGCTCTCCTCTTCCATGATGATTTTCAAGATGATCTTCAATCCCTCTCTTGGTATTGTGAATCATTTGCTTGGAACCAGTATCCAATGGTTCAACAACCCCAAAGCTGCAATGGCTCTCTTGGTCATGGCAGGAGTATACCTGGATTTTGGGTTCAACTTCTTGTTGTTCCATGCTGCTCTTCGCAATGTTCCCAAGGATTTGATCGAGGTAGCACAGATTGAAGGTGCTTCACCCTTTCAAACCTTCCGCTATCTTATTTTCCCTCTGATCGGCCCAACGGTGGTATTCGTTTTGATCACCAATATAAAGGATGCCATGCTTATTTCATCCCCTGTGCTCATCCTCACCGAAGGGGGGCCGTTCCGCTCAACACAGACGCTGGTCTACCAGATGTATCTTGAGGGCTTCAAGAGCGGAAACTATGCAGTGGGGTCCTCCATTGCAACGGTGGTCTTCCTCCTAACCTTCAGCATCCTCCTCATCTTGATGCACTTACAACGAAGGAGGGTGTACTACCAATGA
- a CDS encoding isochorismatase family cysteine hydrolase: MQKKVLVVIDIQNDITKNYKQVIGNINKAIDWAAKTNIHVVYIRHENLSDGTRTFKRGTRGAELAPDLHIVSENVFTKYKGNALTSEAFLTFITENDIREFYIAGADAVACVKSTCYNLRKAQYEVKVLSDCITSYDTRKIDEMLQYYESKGCAVTSLHDLFSDQ; this comes from the coding sequence ATGCAGAAGAAAGTCTTGGTCGTAATCGATATCCAAAACGACATAACCAAAAACTACAAGCAAGTTATCGGCAACATCAATAAAGCCATTGATTGGGCAGCGAAAACGAATATTCACGTTGTTTACATACGACATGAAAACCTATCGGACGGAACGAGGACATTTAAAAGAGGAACACGTGGGGCTGAATTAGCTCCAGATTTGCACATAGTATCAGAGAATGTATTTACAAAATACAAAGGAAATGCCTTAACCTCTGAAGCTTTTTTAACCTTCATTACTGAAAATGACATAAGGGAGTTCTATATAGCAGGAGCCGATGCTGTCGCTTGCGTTAAGTCAACATGCTACAACCTTCGCAAAGCACAATACGAAGTCAAGGTACTATCAGATTGCATCACCAGTTATGATACAAGGAAAATTGACGAGATGCTGCAGTACTATGAGAGCAAAGGTTGTGCCGTCACCAGCTTGCATGACTTATTTTCAGATCAATAA
- a CDS encoding YafY family protein has translation MKVDRLVSIIMVLLDKDRVGAQELADMFEVSLRTIYRDIEAIGMAGIPVCSTSGVGGGFEIMPGYKVDRKVFSTTDLSAILMGLSSLSGMIRGDELVGALAKVNSFIPPDRAKEIALKANQIHIDLSPWMGNKTIQSALKMIRTALQESKLLSFVYADRYGNTTTRTAEPYQLVLKGSRWYVHGYCYRRNDYRLFRISRMSGLQISEERFIPRAYHEPQLDFSDTLEMMHKPIKIRIHASAKERVLDYCRSEHVSPDGDDHYLVDLPFIENDYYYNILLSFGDACECLEPMHIRMEMKRRVHAIAALYESSD, from the coding sequence ATGAAAGTAGACAGGCTTGTAAGCATAATAATGGTACTCCTCGATAAAGACCGTGTCGGGGCACAGGAGTTGGCCGATATGTTCGAGGTTTCGCTTAGAACGATCTACCGTGACATTGAGGCAATCGGAATGGCTGGTATTCCTGTATGTTCAACCTCTGGTGTGGGTGGCGGCTTTGAGATCATGCCGGGATACAAGGTCGATCGGAAGGTTTTCTCGACTACCGACCTTTCCGCTATCTTGATGGGGCTATCCAGCCTTTCTGGTATGATACGAGGTGATGAGCTGGTTGGTGCCCTTGCAAAAGTGAATAGTTTCATTCCTCCTGATAGGGCTAAAGAGATTGCACTGAAAGCAAATCAGATACACATCGATTTGAGTCCGTGGATGGGGAATAAAACCATACAATCCGCCCTAAAGATGATCAGGACAGCGTTACAGGAAAGCAAATTGCTTTCCTTTGTCTATGCAGACCGCTATGGTAATACAACCACACGCACAGCTGAGCCATATCAATTGGTATTGAAGGGAAGTAGGTGGTATGTCCATGGGTACTGCTATAGAAGAAATGATTATCGATTGTTCAGGATATCACGTATGTCAGGTTTGCAGATATCTGAAGAGCGCTTTATACCACGAGCGTATCATGAACCACAGTTGGATTTTTCAGATACCTTGGAAATGATGCATAAGCCAATCAAAATACGTATTCATGCATCAGCTAAGGAACGAGTGCTTGATTATTGTAGATCTGAACACGTTTCGCCAGATGGTGATGATCATTACCTTGTTGATTTACCCTTCATAGAAAATGATTACTATTACAATATCCTACTCAGTTTTGGAGATGCCTGCGAGTGTTTGGAACCCATGCATATCCGCATGGAGATGAAGCGTCGGGTTCATGCAATAGCTGCCTTATACGAAAGCTCGGATTAG
- the radC gene encoding DNA repair protein RadC, translating into MKYKINQPTERRIKEMAVCDRPRERLVLRGAEALSDQELLSILIGSGNRDRPVNAIAKDLLELLDRKPMANNEDLMAIGGLGMAKATLIGAALELGRRRLPAKRRQISTPGDIFPLIRHYAGRMQEHFLSICLNGAHEVLSVNVCSIGLVNRTLVHPREVFGEAVRQRATAILVAHNHPSGNLEPSVEDKDVTRRLKQAGDILGIKVLDHLIFSEEGYLSMLEGNLF; encoded by the coding sequence ATGAAATACAAAATAAACCAACCAACTGAACGGCGGATCAAGGAGATGGCTGTCTGCGACCGACCAAGGGAGCGGCTAGTCTTACGTGGGGCTGAGGCACTCAGTGACCAGGAACTTCTCTCCATCCTCATCGGGAGCGGGAATCGTGACCGCCCAGTGAACGCAATTGCCAAGGATCTTCTGGAGCTCCTGGACCGAAAGCCTATGGCCAACAATGAAGATTTGATGGCCATAGGAGGACTTGGTATGGCGAAGGCCACCCTCATAGGGGCAGCCCTAGAGCTTGGAAGAAGAAGGCTCCCTGCCAAACGAAGGCAAATTTCCACTCCAGGAGACATTTTTCCCCTGATCAGGCACTATGCAGGACGTATGCAGGAACACTTCCTGAGTATCTGTTTGAACGGAGCCCATGAGGTACTCTCGGTGAATGTATGCTCCATAGGATTGGTAAACCGTACACTCGTACATCCAAGGGAAGTCTTCGGCGAAGCAGTACGTCAGCGTGCCACGGCCATCCTGGTAGCCCATAATCACCCCAGTGGCAATCTTGAGCCAAGTGTGGAGGACAAGGATGTAACAAGGAGGCTGAAGCAAGCAGGGGATATCCTGGGTATTAAGGTACTGGATCATTTAATCTTCAGCGAAGAGGGGTATTTATCGATGCTGGAGGGTAATCTGTTCTAA
- a CDS encoding ABC transporter substrate-binding protein has translation MKRLLALLLLVMLATQGLFALGQEEAPEAGVTTLTWWHYGSGLAGKAVDSIVQEFNETVGKEKHIQVNAVFQGKANDVLTKTKAILQSGSTKDLPDLAQFDGSAVLDIRDVPSLIPMEDLAVQDGYDLTQLLEAARLSVTYKNKMIAMPFNSSTILLYYNKTAFEEAGITTPPTTLAELGNVAKALVQKDEKGNITRYGFANVPTTYELIVWLGQQNGLTYITDNENGHLGNPTKVLFDENRTMVNFLTRWKELYATGAVENLTSDVNGAFASGRVAMIVASTSKLTTIHSMVADRFEVGVAHFPAVDEKATGGVNVGGGAIYAFDNQSGNEDAAWEFVKFATSPEQQFNWHIATGYFPVHHDTYAMEAFQNHIEENPHYRVAIEQLMESNPKMQGIWVPSAYQIYYAFQSGILRMLEEDSSPGETSKALAQEINGYFEEYLRMQGE, from the coding sequence ATGAAACGATTACTAGCTTTGTTACTGCTTGTCATGTTGGCTACCCAGGGGCTTTTCGCCCTTGGTCAGGAGGAAGCCCCAGAGGCCGGAGTGACCACCCTTACCTGGTGGCATTATGGAAGTGGGCTTGCCGGAAAAGCAGTCGATTCCATTGTGCAGGAGTTCAACGAAACCGTTGGAAAGGAGAAACACATCCAGGTCAATGCAGTCTTCCAGGGAAAGGCAAACGATGTTCTCACCAAGACCAAGGCCATCTTACAGTCAGGAAGCACGAAGGACCTGCCCGATCTGGCCCAGTTCGATGGATCGGCAGTGTTGGATATCCGCGATGTGCCTTCCCTGATTCCTATGGAAGATCTGGCAGTACAGGACGGGTATGACCTTACCCAACTCCTCGAGGCCGCCCGTCTCTCGGTAACCTATAAGAATAAGATGATAGCCATGCCATTCAACAGCTCAACCATTCTTCTTTACTACAACAAGACTGCATTTGAGGAAGCTGGTATTACTACCCCACCAACAACCCTTGCGGAACTTGGCAATGTTGCCAAGGCACTGGTGCAGAAGGATGAGAAAGGAAACATCACTCGTTATGGGTTTGCAAATGTCCCAACCACCTACGAGTTGATCGTATGGCTTGGTCAACAGAACGGGTTAACTTATATCACTGACAATGAAAATGGACACCTCGGCAATCCTACAAAGGTACTCTTTGATGAGAATAGGACCATGGTGAACTTCCTCACCCGATGGAAGGAGCTCTACGCCACAGGAGCGGTAGAAAATCTTACCAGCGATGTGAATGGAGCCTTCGCCAGCGGTCGTGTTGCCATGATCGTTGCTTCCACCAGTAAGCTTACCACCATCCACTCCATGGTTGCTGACCGGTTTGAGGTAGGAGTTGCCCACTTCCCAGCCGTTGATGAGAAGGCAACGGGAGGGGTGAATGTTGGTGGTGGTGCAATCTATGCATTTGACAATCAGTCAGGCAACGAAGATGCTGCTTGGGAATTTGTAAAGTTTGCTACCAGCCCTGAACAACAGTTCAATTGGCATATCGCAACCGGTTACTTCCCGGTCCACCATGATACATACGCCATGGAGGCTTTCCAGAACCACATTGAGGAGAATCCTCACTACAGGGTAGCAATCGAACAACTGATGGAGAGCAATCCAAAAATGCAGGGGATTTGGGTACCCAGTGCTTATCAGATCTACTATGCATTCCAGAGTGGGATACTTAGGATGCTGGAAGAGGACAGCTCTCCCGGTGAAACCAGCAAGGCCCTTGCACAAGAGATCAATGGGTATTTTGAAGAGTACCTAAGGATGCAGGGAGAATAA
- a CDS encoding type II toxin-antitoxin system VapB family antitoxin, giving the protein MRTNIVIDDRLMSEALMISGCKTKKEAVEQALKLLIIMKKQEKIRELRGKLSWEGDLDAMRTDV; this is encoded by the coding sequence ATGCGGACGAATATCGTCATTGATGATCGGCTGATGAGCGAGGCTTTGATGATTTCAGGCTGCAAAACGAAAAAAGAAGCCGTGGAACAAGCATTGAAACTCCTCATTATCATGAAGAAGCAAGAAAAGATCCGGGAACTCAGGGGTAAGTTATCTTGGGAAGGAGACCTTGATGCAATGAGGACCGACGTATGA
- a CDS encoding helix-turn-helix transcriptional regulator yields the protein MKHVILLGYIIIFSTGFGALAALLVLSMRLKQPFTKRMAVVQGLFIASLAMVAIYYYLMQVLELIGPRQATVEAVFGVISSLLTMGLYLGLWWILGIRELQKGTGNLFLYARISCLVSAALMVIGMAGSLLSASTLTTSSIWQAFVYLVVAITLSLFGLTLVKAPMKQQHSAYRLLVHGIGYCSLAYVPLSLLELLLSRSLGDTIRPLSLEYLFYLGINVVVLISSLRSLGKDPTSTSAFRPIQESTWTRFSLTPREREMATLIAQGQSNKEIASNLGISEATVRTHIYNLFQKVGAQSRIDLLNMLHD from the coding sequence GTGAAACATGTAATATTACTGGGTTACATCATCATCTTCTCAACAGGATTTGGTGCCCTCGCGGCATTACTGGTGCTTTCTATGCGGCTCAAACAACCGTTTACCAAGCGTATGGCCGTAGTACAGGGACTGTTCATCGCCAGTCTTGCAATGGTTGCAATCTATTATTATCTCATGCAGGTGTTGGAGCTGATCGGGCCAAGACAAGCAACAGTGGAGGCCGTATTCGGAGTAATCTCTTCTTTGCTCACCATGGGACTGTATCTTGGATTATGGTGGATCCTGGGAATACGGGAATTGCAGAAAGGAACAGGAAATCTGTTTCTGTATGCCCGTATAAGTTGTCTGGTTTCTGCGGCACTGATGGTAATCGGGATGGCAGGGTCCCTGTTGTCTGCAAGCACGTTAACCACCTCTAGCATATGGCAAGCTTTTGTGTATCTCGTAGTAGCAATTACCCTCTCTCTATTTGGGCTCACCCTGGTGAAAGCTCCAATGAAACAACAACATAGTGCATACCGCTTGCTTGTTCATGGCATTGGATACTGTTCATTAGCATATGTTCCCCTCAGTCTACTCGAGTTGCTCTTGAGTCGATCATTGGGAGACACTATTCGCCCACTCTCACTCGAGTACTTGTTCTATCTTGGTATCAATGTGGTTGTGCTTATTTCCTCACTTCGCTCATTGGGAAAGGACCCTACGAGTACATCGGCTTTTAGACCCATACAGGAATCAACATGGACACGCTTTTCCTTGACTCCGCGAGAACGGGAGATGGCAACCCTTATCGCACAAGGACAATCAAACAAAGAGATAGCGAGCAACCTGGGGATTTCTGAAGCTACTGTGCGAACCCACATATACAATCTCTTCCAGAAAGTCGGAGCCCAAAGCCGGATCGACCTGTTAAACATGCTCCACGACTGA